The Pseudoalteromonas rubra region TCGGTGCAGCCAGTGCCCGAAACAAAACAGGCCGAATCACATGTCATCTCTACCAAGACTACCCCCACGACTCACACTGACCCTCAGCCACAGGTTCAACAAACCAAAGCACATGTCAACAAACCCTATAAACGTATCGATCCAGCTCTGGGCCTGTCACGTCTGCGCCAGCAAATGCTAAATCAGCCTGTGATACGTCAGACACCACGCAGTAATACCCAGCCAAAACGCCTCGGCGTACCTAAGTCACATCAAACCTTGAACCAACCTCTGCGACAGATTGAATCGAAAAACCACATTTTCACGGAATATCGAGAAGGAGACCGGTGTTACAAAGAGGTTCAGGGTGACCCAAACAACCCACCACCTGAAGGGTTTGCTAAAAACTGGCTTACCGCAAGCAGCACCTGCGACAAAACAGCTATCTCGGATGCTTATGATGCTGCTATGGGCAAGTGGCTGAATAAAAAACGCTGACCACACAAGCTTAACAATGTATGTTTGCCCAACACTGTGCACCAGCAAACTGTACTGAGATCAAAACAACCCCGGCTTTGACTCGCAACCTGCCGCTAAAGCGATGAGACGATTAATAGCTAGCTGTTACCCCACCCGCAATCCAGCAAATCAAGTGTATTTACACCACACTGTGTGCCAACAAACTGTACTGAGATCAAAACAACTCCGGCTTTGACTCGCAACCTGCAGCTAAAGCGATGAGACGATTAATAGCTAGCTGTTAGCCCACCCGCAATCCAGCAAATCAAGTGTATTTACACCACACTGTGTGCCAACAAACTGTACTGAGATCAAAACAACTCCTGCTTTGACTCGCAACCTGCCGCTAAAGCGATTAGTATTTAGCTGTTACCCGCCCTTAGTTCGGCAAGTCAAGGAGTTAGTATGAGTATAAAGCGGATCAACCAGTTTTTTAACCCCCGCTCGGTGGCCGTTATTGGTGCCTCCAGCAACACGGGCCGAGCCGGGAACGTGGTGATGCGCAATCTGCTACACGGCGGGTTTAAGGGCCCCATTATGCCTGTTACACCAAAATACGCAGCCGTTCAGGGGGTATTGGCCTACCCAACCATTGCCGATCTCCCTCAGGTACCTGATCTGGCCGTTATCTGCACCAATAAGGCGACACTAATACAGATTTTAACCGAGCTATCGGAGCGCGGGTGTAAAAATGCCATTGTTGTGGCAGCGGGGCTCGACAACGAGCAAAAACAACGCTTACAGACTCTTGCCAGAGACAAGCAAATCACACTGCTAGGCTCCAACAGCCTGGGTATGCTACTCCCTCACCTGGGGCTAAACGCCAGTTTTTCTCATACCACCGCTGATGCAGGCAAACTGGCCTTTATCTCCCAATCTGCCGCGGTCTGCTCCACCATACTGGACTGGGCAAAAAGCAAACGCATCGGGTTTTCCTATTTTATCTCTCTGGGCGACAGCTTGGATATCGACTTCGACGAATTACTGGATCTATTCGGTCGGGATGCCAAAACGAAAGCAATTTTGCTGTATATCGATAACATCAAAGATGTACGTCGCTTTATCTCCGCAGCAAGAGCTGCCGCATTTAGTAAGCCCGTCATAGCTATCAAAACCGGCCGTACTCAGGCAGGTGCTGAGGCCGCTGTGATCCATACAGGCGGGTCAACCTCAGACGATGCAGTGTACGATGCCATGTTCCAGCGCGCAGGTATGCTCAGGGTTACCGATCTGCGAGAACTATTTGCAGCTACACAAACGCTGGCGCTGCACCCTAAGCTATTACAAGTTGAGCACCTCACTATACTCACCAATGGCGGTGGCCCAGGTATTATGGCCGTAGATACCTTGTTACAACGCAGCGGCAAACTCGCCGAGCTCAGTGACAAAACCATCGCTGCACTCAATGCCGTGATCCCACAGTCAAATCACACTGCAAACCCGGTTGATATTTTCGGCGACTCAGCGCCTCACCGCTATCAGCAGGCACTGGAGATTTTACTCAAAGCGGAAGAAGTGAAGAACTTACTCATCATTCATACGCCATCTGCCCTGGCCCCCAGTGAAGCGTATGCCCAGATCATAGCGCAAACCCTGAGTACGTTACCTAAAATGGCTCGCCCCTTTGTAATGACCAACTTTATGGGAGAGGAAGCTGCCTGGGAGGCCCGTGATGTCTGCGCCGAGCACAGCATTCCGACGTACCGCACACCAGAGGGCGCCGTCGGGGCTTTTATGCACCTGATCAGCTACCGGCGTAACCAGAAGCACCTAACGCAAACCCCGGAATCCATCAGTCAGGATGAACTGATCCACAGCCACAGTGCAAAAGCGCAGATTGACAGCTATCTTGATCAATCACTCACGCAATTATCGACCCACCAGGCCAGCCAGATCCTCTGCCATTACGGCATGGAATGCATAGATACCGACATAGCACTGACTCCCAGTGAAGCCAAAGAGCAGGCACAGATACTCGGTTTTCCTGTCGCACTCAAATTGATCAGCCCGTCTATCCCGTCAAAATCTGAGGTCGGCGGCGTGGTGCTCAACCTAAATGATGGCGATGAAGTAGAACAAAGTGCTTTTGCTATACTCCTGCGTATCAAACAAGCCTACCCAGACGCTATTATTGAAGGGTTCTCTTTGCAAAAAATGGCGCCCAGGGCAGGCAGTCAGGAATTACGTATTGCAGTCAAAACCGAGCCCGATGTAGGACCGGTTATATTACTTGGTGAAGCTGGCACCGGATTTAACTTCAATCAGGCGGCCGTTGCCCTACCCCCATTAAACATGAACCTGGCTAAATACCTGATAGCCGCAGCGTATGATAAAGGTGTCCTGAAAGAGCGCCTGTTACCGGAGAAAGTAGATAAGTATCGTCTCTGCGCGCTGCTCACCCGCGTCTCCCAGTTAGTGGTGGATCAGCCAGACATTCAGGCTGTAGAATTGAATCCCATTTTGGCGACCGATGGGCACTTTTTGATCCTCGATGCCAATATTGCTTTACAACGCTACGAGCCGCTCCCGGGACGCAAGCGATTAGCCATTAAACCCTATCCAAAAGAATGGGAGCGATCGGTTACCCTGAAGAATGGCACCCAGGCACAGCTAAGGCCAATCCGCCCCGAGGATGAACGCAACCATCAGGAATTTGACCAGTCTCTGAGTAAAGAAGACAGATACCGACGCTTTTTCGGAGAATTGCCACAGTTTACTCATGAGCAATTGGCTAAAATGACGCAAATCGATTATGACCGCGAAATGGCATTTATCATTACCGAGCCCTATAAAAGTGCACAACGGACACTGGGTGTTTCACGGGTGTTGATGGACCCAGACAATTTACTCGCCGAATTTGCTGTGGTCGTGCGTTCAGATTGCCAGGGCCTTGGCCTGGGCAAACTACTGATGGAAGCAGCTATCGACTACTGTAAACGTCAACGCGTCGGGTGTATTGAAGGGATCACCTTACCAGAAAACACCGGCATGATAGGGCTGGCGAAAAAGCTCGGATTCACGGTGACCCGAGACTTTGAAGAAGGCACTGTGGTGATGAAAATGCCACTCACAGCACAATAACGCGGCACAACCCTTAATAGCAAGGTTAACAAGATAACTATGGATCTGACACTCAGACAAAAAACCGCCGGGCTACTGGAAGCCAGCGGGCGATTCAGGAAAGCCGGACATGCCATTGATGTATTTCTGATCTCGCTCATCATTATCAACGTCATCGCCATAGTACTGGAGTCTGTGCCAGCGCTTGCTACGCGTTATCACAGGCTGTTCTTTTTCATCGAAGTCACGTCGGTGGCGATTTTCACCATTGAATATCTGCTCAGGCTGTGGTGCTGCGTTGATAAACTGGAATTTAAACATACGCCAGGTAACAACACGAAAAAACGTATGCGTTACGTGTTCTCGCCACTGGCCATTATCGATTTACTAGCTATTCTCCCCACGTTACTCATGGTGTTCTTCACCTTTGACCTGCGTTTTTTACGGGTATTCCGTTTGCTGCGTATCTTCAAACTGACCCGCTACTCGCGCGCAATGCAGCTATTGTTAGCAGCATTCAGAGAAGAGAGCAGTTCATTGCTGGCGGCTTTCTTTATTATGTCGCTGGTGTTGATTGTGGCGTCGTGTGGCATCTATCTCATTGAACATGACGTGCAGCCCGATAAATTTGGCTCGATACCGGCCGCCATGTGGTGGGCAATGGCCACACTAACCACGGTAGGATACGGTGATGTTGTGCCCATCACGCCTTTGGGGCGATTTTTTGGCGGGGTGATCACCTTACTGAGTATGGGGATGGTCGCTATCCCTACGGGTCTGTTGGCGTCCAGCTTTGCCGATCAACTGAGAAAACGTCGCGATGCCTTCAATGAAGCCGTGCTGCACTCACTGAGCGATGGGGTCGTCGATGAGCAGGAAAAAGAACACCTCGAAGCCCTCAGAATTGAACTGGGGCTCAGTGCAACGGAAGCTAATCAGGCCATAAAAATGATGACCAGCCAGCGCGTACACAACCACTATTGTCGTCATTGTGGCGGCAAGCTATAGCAAAAAAAAGGCCTGCATCACGCAGGCCTGTCACTAGCTGGCGCGCGCAAATACCTGATGCCAGTTACGCCTTAGTAGTGCACCAGCTTCGCTCGCAGGCAGCGCTTTACTGAACAAATAGCCCTGGAAGCGTTCGCACCCAAGCATTCTCAAAAAAGACAGCTGCTCCATTTGCTCTACGCCTTCAGCAACACAATACTTACCCAGACTGTGTGCAAGCGATAAGGTGGAGTGAATGATCACTTCGTGTTCCTTGTCACAGCCAATGTCGCTGACAAAACTGCGATCAATTTTAAGCGCATCGACTGGATATTGTTTAAGGTATGTCAGTGATGAATAGCCAGTCCCAAAGTCATCCATATAAAGTCGGCAGCCCAGCGCCCTGAGCTCATGCATACGCACAATTGCCTGCTCGGCATCTGCCATCATCACTGACTCGGTGATTTCGAATACCAGATGGCGACCATCCACACCATTACGTGCCAGAATATCGGTGATCCGGACCAGTAATTCTTCGTACTGAAAATCCAGTGCCGATAAGTTAACCGAGATATACAGATCGGGATGGGTTGTGTGCCACTCTTTCAGGTCGACCAGTGCCCTTTCCAGTGTTTGCAACATAACCCGGGTAATGATCCCCGTCTGCTCTGCGGTATGGGCGAGCTCCTCGATGCTATAACTGGGCGTTTGTGGCCAGCGCAGCAAGACTTCAAAACCTTCTACCGACATATGGCTCGCATTGATAATGGGCTGATAATGATTACGAAACGCTTCTTCCTGATAAGCTTTTAACAGCGCCTGTTCAATAGCCAGAGCACGCTGAACCTGCTCATTGATCTCACTGTGATAGAATTGATAATCTGTCACCAGGGACTGCCTGGCATGGTTGAGAGCTGTCTCAGCGGCCTGATTGAGGTCAAAAGCGTCACTGGCATCATCCGGGAACATTGCAATTCCCAGCTTCGCTTTCACATGCACCTGTTGCTGCTCAATCTCAAACCCTTTTTCAAATCGCTCAAGCAGGCAATGAATATACCGCATTACCTGTTCCACGCCCGTTAGCTGCTCCATCAGAATATAGAAATCCCGCTCGTTACCGATGGCCAGGCTATCAACTTCTCGAAAACAACATTGCAAGTTGGTTGCGAGCTTTTGCGTAACCAACGCAAGGAAGCCGTTGCCATAGGTATCCGCGAACCTTTGCAAGCGACTGAACTTAATCGCGATAATCGCCAGAGGTTGGCGTGATAAATGCGCCTGCTCTATCGCATGCTGTACGCGATCCATGAATAACACTTTATTTGGCAGCTTAGTCAACGCATCATAGTTAGCCAGTTGATAGAGTTCTTTCTCTGTGCGCTTTTGCTTGGTGATATCGGTGAGCACCAAAATATAATGCTTATCTTCCGTCGCACTGATTTTTAACAGTACCTGACGCTTTTCGCCGCTGGGCAGTCGCAAAGTTTCTTCGGCAACATATAAGTCATCGACTTTTAGTTTGCTGATCGCACGCAGATACTTCATCCTGACATCGCGCTCCAGACCCAAAGTGACGCTGGTACTGGATGAAGGCGCGGCACTAACAGAGAAGGCACTTTGCAGTGCTTTGTTGCAAGCAAGAATGCGCAAATGCTTGTCAAAGATCATGACCCAGTCACGAGTTTGCTCAAACGCCGCACCAAACAGAGTTGCCCGCTCTTCGAACACCCGCTCCCGGGTCAGGTTGGTATACGTCCCGGCAACCTGCACAGGCACCCCATCCTGCCACGCCATTACTTTGCCGTAGTCCTTGTACCAACGCCATTGACCATTGACATGACGTAAACGATAAGTACAGTCAATAAAACCTTTTTCGGTTGAAACAAACTCCAGCCACTCAATCCTGAACAGGGCACGATCCTGTGGGTGGATCAACTCTAAATATTCATCCAATACCAGGCTCTCATTGCTGTAACCCAGGTCGCTCACGAGCCGCGGCTGGTAAACAAACTGGCTTCCAGACTGCCAATCCCAGACACCCGAATTACTGCCCTCCAGAGCCATCTTCAGGCGCGTTTCACTGTTTTGTGTTTCACGGTGGGCAGCCAGGATCATACCCGCTACTTTATTTTTCCGGTGCACCCAAAAAGCAAATAAAGCGGCGGCCAGCAAGACATAGCAAAACAGTGCCCAGGGCGCACGCCAGATAGGGTAATGCACCACAATCTCTAATTGAGCAGGTGGGGTATAATCTCCCGTCAGGGGATCCTTCGCCCACACTTTGAGGCGATAATTGCCGGGGCTTAATTTAGGAAAAACCACCCGGTTACTATTACGGCTCAGAATGCGCTGCTCACCCGAGAGCTGATATTCATAAACGATACGCTCTTGCAGCGTAAACGCCATGGCCGAAAACGACACTTCCAGCCCAATATCATCATGATTCAGTTCGATGTAAGAAAAGGACTTGAGCCCGGATGGCAGAAGATCCCGAGACATCAGATCAACATCAGTGATATTGACACGATTTAGCAAGGATTTAGCCGGGCGATGCGCCTTGGGGTCGAATAGCGTAAAGCCCTGTAACGAGCCATAACCAATGCGACCATCCGACAGCTTGACTGACGCCCCGCCGTTAAACTCATTGCTCATCAGGCCATCAGCCGTAGTAAAGCCCTGCAGATGAAAGTTATCCGGGTCCAGCCGCCAGATCCCCTGGTGAGACGACATCCAGATCATGCCGACATCATCTTGTACCATTTCATACAAGATATTATTGGTGACAGTATGCTGCTCATTGGGCATAGGCAACAACTCGTAACCATCTGCGGTAAGCCTCACCAGACCATGCCTGGCAAACGACAACCACAGCACATTATGCTTATCTATGGTATAGCTCAGCAAATCGACCGCGCTTTGCTTATGTGCTTTAGGCACCTGGTATATCTCTACCAGCTGGTGTGCCTGCGTGTCATACCGGAACAACCGTCCTTCACTGTAAAAAACTGGGTCCTGAGGATGTGTACTCAATGGCTTGTAAAAACCATAGCTCAGAAAAGGATCAAACCGGTCGAATTCTTCGCCCAATTTCGAGAGCGTGCCAGCATTGATATCAAACACATAAAACCCGGTTTTTTCATCAACCAGATAAAGCTGACCATCCCCTACAATCACTGCCCCTTTGACAAATCCGGACAACACGCCTGTGGCAGTGTCATCCTGTGCCTGAGGCCGATAAATTTGCTCAGATTCAGGCTCGAAAATAAACAGCCCACGGTTACTGCTCAGCCATAGCTTGTCCTGATAGTTCAGTAAGCCAAAGATAGTAAACTCGGGATAAAAACCATCCCCCAAAAAACCTGCTAAATACTGTTCGGAAGTTCGGGTTTGTGGGTCGTAGCGGGTCAGTCCATCTCGTGTCCCAGCCCAGATAAAGCCATCGTATTCGACCAGGCCCCATACCGTGCCTTTCGAAAAGCGCCCTTGTACAGATCCCGGGTGTACATTATCAAACCCCTGCGACTCGGCTGGTAAGTAAAAAGCGCCGTCTTTTTTGGTCGCGATCCAAATGCCACCAAAATCATCCCGAATGAAGTAAATAACACTGCTGTCTGAAACCGCATAATGGCTGCTGGCCAGTCTTGTATCACGATGAACTGCACCAGTGGCGATGTCATAGTGCATCAGACCATGATCTGTCCCCAGTAACAACTGCGTACCATTACGCTCAATTTGCCAAATATTGAGCTCTTCAATCAAGGTTTGGTAAGGCACTTCGGCGTCAAAGTCACGGCGTAATGCACTGATATCCAACTGATACATGCCAATTACAGCCCCTAAAATCAAGGTGTCGTCATCGAGCAGATACATTGATTTGGTATTGGTCTGAAAAGGGTGAGTGATCTGATCGCGGTGGGTAATGGCACGCAACTGCTCGGTATCGGTGTTATACACAAACAGGCGTTCAGCGGACGCTATGAACAATAGGTTGCCATGTTTGAGTAAGCCGCGCACTGCCATTTGACGATCTTCAACAGGCAAAACTATCTCCTGAGTGATGCTCCCTGTACGCGTATCCATCACCGCGACATTTTGTGCTCTGCCCAGCCAAAGCTCATGCTTACTCTTGCTGAGCATTTGAAATACACTGTTTTTAAAGTAATCTTCTTCCGATTCCGGTGCTGATGTGTAACGACGATAGCTATCTTTCTCGGGGTCATAACTAAACAAGCCTGCGCGCCCCGACGCTATCCAGATGATGCCATTTTCGTCCTGATAAATGCGGTCGATCTGCATTTTGTTCAGGTCCTGATTTGGCCCCCCAACCTCTAGCACCTGATACCCATCATAACGATTAAGGCCGCCTTCGGTTGCCAACCAAAGGTACCCATTATCATCAACTAATAGCGTATTTACATAGCTTTGCGACAGGCCCTCTGCTGGAGACAAACGAGATACCTGCGCCAAAGATAGAGAAGAGAACACAACGAGGATAAAGCTGAGGATTATTCGCAACATAGTCGATTCTACTCAGGGTTAATACATTGCATTGCCAAGATCTGCCGACCTTGTGCAACATAGGTATGATACTTGTCTGCCAGTCCCTGAGGCAGCGCCAATGGGTCAATCGCCGCAAAGCCCAGACCTGCGTAAAACCCACTCAAATGACGATAAGCAAAGGTGTACAGAGGAGCCTGTTGTTGCCCCAACACGGCATGCAAAAGAACTTTTGCAAACCCCTTGCCTCGTTGCTCAGGTGCAACCAATACGGTAGACAAAAAACAATGCCCTGTAACGTGCTGCACTCTGCACGCTGCAACAATATCAGGGTCTTTAAGCACCCAGTTCTGATCCTGGCGCGTCGCCTTTCCCCGGGCTTTGTGGGCTTGATAAAACTTATTCACCAGGGGTGTTTGAATGGCCGGTAATACCTGAGCAACTACTTTCATGGCTATGCCAGCATCAGCCCCAGATAAAACTCGAATTTTTCTTTCAACATCGCCTGCTCTGACAGGGGGCGCTGATTGATTGCATCATAAATGGCCTCACGGCTATTCTTACCGCGTTTGATTTGATAAGCCCAAAAAGACGCTTCGTACTCTAATTGAATTTGATATTTATCTTGTCTCGATAAATTACACAGGTTATAGCTCATAGTAAATTTGGTTACAGCAATCTCTGTAAAAAGTGTATCATAATTACGCTAAGGTGTATCCGTTCATGTACACGCTCAACGCATGTTACCGACGTGCTACTTTGTGCCGCAGCCCCACAGCTAAAATAAGTGGGTCGATTTTTATAGGGAGAACCATTGCGAATTTTTAGTTTGTTATTGTTATGCTGCCTGAGCGCACACAGCGTCGCAACCGATAACCGCACACTGTACTTTAATCGCCCAGCGGACACCCCTCAGGCGAGATACGTGATTGAGTTATTGCAAACCGCTTATCAGCAGCTGGGTTATAAGTTAGAGGTCGTTGATTTTAATCGCCAAAGTGCCCTTATCGCTGCCAATAATGGTGCCCTGGACGGGCAACTTGGGCGGATCCATGGCGTGACTCAGGCCTACCCAAATTTACTCCAGGTACGCTTTCCCTTGTATACTTTTAACTTGCAGTTACTCAGTCGCTGTTTAAGTTGTACCTTTGAGCAGCTCGACTCGCTGGTCATTCAAAGCGGTTACCTGGTATCAAACCAGTATCTGGATAGCGCGCCTTTTAATGGCCAGCTAATAGAGGTAAAAAACAATATCACTCAACTCAATCTGGTTACCCAGGGAAAAGTACAGGCAGCGTTGGTGGTTGACTTTCACTTGCGAGAGCATCTGGCAGATATGGATCTGGAGACATTTAAAATTGATACGCTGCTAACCATTGAGACTTATCACTATTTACACATAAAGCACAAAGCCCTAATCCCGCGCCTTGAAGAGGCATTACATGACTTGGCAAAAAAGGGCACTGTGGCTATGCTCAAAGCCAAATACCAGATTTAAAACAGGTCTTCCTGATTCCCTTGCTGTTGAGCGTCCGTCGGCTCGGCTTCTGCGCTACGCTTCTTCGCGGCCATCACACGCTTTTGGCGTTGCGCGCATAGCTCAATCACCTTACGCTTTTGCTGATCACTCAGCGCATGCCAATGAAAGCGCTCTTCGCGACTTCGAAAACACCCTTTGCAATACCCCCGATTATTCACCTCACAAATACCCCGGCAAGGGCTGGGGATCTCGAAAATCTCAATCTGTTCCATATGCTTCACTGGTTACTCTTTATCCGGTACTATGGCCAAATTGATGCTCAGATCGCGGCTTACCAACATTTAATTGAGTATAATATAGACTAAAATTAATTATCTATAACTGTGTGGCCCTAAGGAGACACCATACATGAAAAAATGGTTTTACTTATTCCTACTTTTGCCATGTTTTGCTTACGCTGACTGGCACAGTGGCAAGATTGAAATGATAGCAATAGGCTATGATGGCAAAACAATATCGATTGGTATGGAAGGCTCAACAAAGACCGAATGTACATGCTATCCAACCTGGCCTAATCGGTTTTGCCTGAATAGAAATAGAACCTCGTTTAACGAGGAATTTTCATTACTATTGTCCGCCAAAGCGAAAGGTAAAAGTGTTTCATTGCAGATAGATGAGACCACTTGTATGGTGAATGCCATGTATGAGAATTGATGCCTGTTAATTTGATTTTAAATAGCCTGACTGTAGGTAATTGAACTCAAAAAAAAGCCTGCGGATGTGAGGCTTTTACATAACGGTCCAATGAGTTTTGCCTACAGGTAGGCAGCGTACCTTTTGTGCATCTTTATAGGATAATGGCGGGGTGACCCCGCCTTCGCCAAGCGTTCGGAAAATCACCAGCCGGTGTATCTTGTTCAATTGAGTGGGTGCCACATGCGGTTTATTTATTGTTGCTCGTACACGCCGCAACTCGCTAGTTTTTCCATTCGTATTTATCGATAAAATAACCAAAGTGATAAGCAATTATAAAAGTCACCAAGAGAACTAATAGGGAGACTCCCAACCTCTTCCAAGCAACGACTTTTAATTCAACAGGGTTCATCAGAGTAGCCAATAAATTCCCCAGTACACTAAAGAAAGAACCTAAAAGCATAAACAAAAGAGCAAAGCCCAATATTTTATCAATCATTTAATTACCATATAGTGCTTTCGCGCTCTTTTTTTAAGTGACACCTATCCATATATTCGCTGAACTATTGTAGGTGGAAATGCAAGCCGATTGAATCACAAGATACACTATCTGCTGTTCCTTTCTTCCTCTCTACTAAATATATCATCACCACTCTTGCATTCATCTACTCCATTCGGCCCAACAGAATAAAAAGACTGTAGCTTCTCAATATGTTTGCAATTGTCACTTGGGAAAAACACCCAAGCATTATCCCAAGGGTCTGTACTCGGTACTTTTTGGCCAAGGTAGGGACCCTTCCACTCTCCCGGTATTTCATCAGTTTTATGAAGCTTGTTGAGTATTGTATTGCTTGATGGAAACTTCCCATAATGCTTTTTGTATATAGCAGAAGCTATCTCGACAGAGTCAATTACCCTTCTTGCTTCTTGCTCTTCCTCACTCATGGCTATAGGAGGATGTATTCTAGGAAATAAAAGTATCATAGAAATAGATACTAAACTTAAAACCAATATTAGCTTTAGCATAACGTAATCCTTTTAGTACTTTTTGATTTTAAGTGACATATATAGACGTCCCAACCAACTTTGGGTGATTGAGCTGGTGCACTTCCAAGTTGAACCTGCCAAGGACGTATTTCATCATCGAACCACCCGTAGGCGTGTTCGATTACGCCACCGCAATTCACACTGAGCGCGGAAACAAAAAAGCCCCGCTAATGCGAGGCTTTTGAATAATGGTGCCCAGAGGCGGAATCGAACCACCGACACGAGGATTTTCAATCCTCTGCTCTACCGACTGAGCTATCTGGGCTAAAAATAAAAATGGTGCCGACTATCCGAGTCGAACGGATGACCTACTGATTACAAGTCAGTTGCTCTACCAACTGAGCTAAGTCGGCACACTTAATAATGGTGCCCAGAGGCGGAATCGAACCACCGACACGAGGATTTTCAATCCTCTGCTCTACCGACTGAGCTATCTGGGCTAAAACTGGTTATATTGTGCTACTCTTTCGTCCATGAAGCGGTGGCCTGTCGTCGTCCTGACTCCACCTCAACAAGCTGCGAAGCGATGCTTCGGTCTTGTTTCGCCCAACTGAGCTATCTGGGCTAAAACTGGTTATATTGTGCGTTCTGTAGTTAAACGCATATCAAGACAATGTCTTGATAGTGACCGAAACTTTATCATTTCAGTCGAACTCAAATATGAGTTAATAAATGGTGCCGACTATCCGAGTCGAACGGATGACCTACTGATTACAAGTCAGTTGCTCTACCAACTGAGCTAAGTCGGCACACTTAATAATGGTGCCCAGAGGCGGAATCGAACCACCGACACGAGGATTTTCAATCCTCTGCTCTACCGACTGAGCTATCTGGGCTAAAACTGGTTATACTGTGCTGTATAATTCATCCTGAAGCAGCGTTCCGGCTCGACGTCCTGTCTCGCGTTCGATTAGCTTCGAAGCGTTGCTTCGGTCTAATCTCACCCAACTGATTAAGTCAGGCGCACCTTAATAATGGTGCCCAGAGGCGGAATCGAACCACCGACACGAGGATTTTCAATCCTCTGCTCTACCGACTGAGCTATCTGGGCGTGCGGCGTATTAAACGGGTTTTGCCTTGTTAAGTCAACTTTTTTTTTAATCTCTGTGTTCGACTGACCACTATTCCGACAAAACCCGTCTAATCGCTTAAATTTCCCTCTGTATTTGGTATTTCGAAGCACTTTATGACGTCGTTTTATCTGCTGTAGTGAGCAAAAACGGGGAGAATTCATCCAGCATAGGTGGTAG contains the following coding sequences:
- a CDS encoding bifunctional acetate--CoA ligase family protein/GNAT family N-acetyltransferase, whose protein sequence is MSIKRINQFFNPRSVAVIGASSNTGRAGNVVMRNLLHGGFKGPIMPVTPKYAAVQGVLAYPTIADLPQVPDLAVICTNKATLIQILTELSERGCKNAIVVAAGLDNEQKQRLQTLARDKQITLLGSNSLGMLLPHLGLNASFSHTTADAGKLAFISQSAAVCSTILDWAKSKRIGFSYFISLGDSLDIDFDELLDLFGRDAKTKAILLYIDNIKDVRRFISAARAAAFSKPVIAIKTGRTQAGAEAAVIHTGGSTSDDAVYDAMFQRAGMLRVTDLRELFAATQTLALHPKLLQVEHLTILTNGGGPGIMAVDTLLQRSGKLAELSDKTIAALNAVIPQSNHTANPVDIFGDSAPHRYQQALEILLKAEEVKNLLIIHTPSALAPSEAYAQIIAQTLSTLPKMARPFVMTNFMGEEAAWEARDVCAEHSIPTYRTPEGAVGAFMHLISYRRNQKHLTQTPESISQDELIHSHSAKAQIDSYLDQSLTQLSTHQASQILCHYGMECIDTDIALTPSEAKEQAQILGFPVALKLISPSIPSKSEVGGVVLNLNDGDEVEQSAFAILLRIKQAYPDAIIEGFSLQKMAPRAGSQELRIAVKTEPDVGPVILLGEAGTGFNFNQAAVALPPLNMNLAKYLIAAAYDKGVLKERLLPEKVDKYRLCALLTRVSQLVVDQPDIQAVELNPILATDGHFLILDANIALQRYEPLPGRKRLAIKPYPKEWERSVTLKNGTQAQLRPIRPEDERNHQEFDQSLSKEDRYRRFFGELPQFTHEQLAKMTQIDYDREMAFIITEPYKSAQRTLGVSRVLMDPDNLLAEFAVVVRSDCQGLGLGKLLMEAAIDYCKRQRVGCIEGITLPENTGMIGLAKKLGFTVTRDFEEGTVVMKMPLTAQ
- a CDS encoding ion transporter — its product is MDLTLRQKTAGLLEASGRFRKAGHAIDVFLISLIIINVIAIVLESVPALATRYHRLFFFIEVTSVAIFTIEYLLRLWCCVDKLEFKHTPGNNTKKRMRYVFSPLAIIDLLAILPTLLMVFFTFDLRFLRVFRLLRIFKLTRYSRAMQLLLAAFREESSSLLAAFFIMSLVLIVASCGIYLIEHDVQPDKFGSIPAAMWWAMATLTTVGYGDVVPITPLGRFFGGVITLLSMGMVAIPTGLLASSFADQLRKRRDAFNEAVLHSLSDGVVDEQEKEHLEALRIELGLSATEANQAIKMMTSQRVHNHYCRHCGGKL